Proteins encoded in a region of the Xiphophorus couchianus chromosome 11, X_couchianus-1.0, whole genome shotgun sequence genome:
- the arhgef12b gene encoding rho guanine nucleotide exchange factor 12 isoform X3: MNVVILVPNQIESTGLSGPRAFSQTKTQSMGNPLKHEFDPTDGAAMRAGVQTGDRIIKVNGTLVTRSNHKEVVKLIKSGSYVALTVLGRPPGLSQMPLEEAQEQEEHEEVSMPLPLSAPNSPALSGVERSSFLSGSPQNHNKCTLSDGDGASGPRIRDEDEQDDGSLLKEQTGEEAPPTSSNATHSTPVPEASGKRESPLQSPDVCRRDDLNSCSSPDTEDAPDTDSSPHSSVASPPYTVNPQIIGAEDDYFDYQQEQINGECSCFQSIDLLKSRPAHLAVFLHHVVSQFEAAPLLCYLYAEMHKQTSSKESRRFFMEFHSLFLDRTANLKVPVPETIAAELEKRRLELIPEDLCKQYTQVLQDSLLSDLLKNLEDFRQKRSMGLTLAEDELSKLDSERGKDQPALEKECACAEHILAKIEDILPTTQASEEEKCQAMQYVILTYMKHLGVKVKEPRGLEQKRARITFLPKIKRGSKPEKDGDWKKPRFPNLLVPPRRLSRVDSTLVVKSVELNKQRSPKFSQPAFVIPEPADHPASNPGRSRANQLSQGSDTSTQSTISVASLGPSSADSTGQETDTSVSPFCIQSRLSDGLQAAEHQDSLSSPISTQFDFSPSSVDHREDDQDAFRMEIQPTVGSADFQSEDDQAGEVESEEDPLNWQKLVPRGVLASLTSKEIKRQEVINELFITERAHLRKLRVLDGVFCQRLSRHGILPPDDIKHIFTNLEEIIQLHVSITEQMTAIRKRSETSVIGQIGDDLLAWFSEEEEKIKRAIGMFCSNQPSALELIKTRQKKDQRFNLFMQEAESNRLCRRLQLKDIIPVEMQRMTKYPLLLDNIAKYSEDGEEREKVKKAGECCKKILNHVNQAVKEAENKQRLVEYQRRLDVSSLKQSENPMILELRNLDLTKREMVYEGPLSWKVNKDKTIELYTLLLEDIMVLLQKQDERLVLKFHGKNLTSIPDAKHSFSPVIKLSTVLVRPVATDNKAFFVLSMSENGVQMYELMAQKVSDRRTWQCLITQCADAMKAKAHPSDRPPAQAEAERVAVEILNQEMPKQSETLTESIHSADKDAPCSLDIQSPINPFDGLKSEDEEEELAAIVRQEEDGEEEEVDEAELEAFLDGQLTDRLLQEGSRQGIALPAEDMESNFPSSKAEEALRTLAMLKETLYSHMMSREVEEETEENKPSSAGPTNDLQLSSAPTGASESAQPNGGFAGLDFEAGSGESSTDDDVAIDMRKLLSSSSQAGGDGPDLSRQLMTHLRLLQADLQYLQEVEMKYNELQQIHNNRSTDSDDNNEGLQ, encoded by the exons GTTAACGGGACTTTAGTTACTCGTTCAAACCACAAAGAGGTtgtaaaattaatcaaat CGGGTTCCTATGTAGCGCTGACGGTGCTGGGGAGGCCTCCAGGCCTTTCCCAAATGCCCCTGGAGGAGGCGCAGGAGCAGGAAGAACATGAAGAAGTCAGCATGCCTCTTCCTCTATCAGCCCCCAACTCACCCGCACTGTCCGGCGTGGAGCGGAGCAGCTTTTTGAGTGGGAGCCCCCAGAACCACAATAAATGCACTCTGTCTGATGGG GACGGAGCTTCGGGGCCCAGGATCCGTGATGAAGATGAGCAAGATGATGGGAGTCTCCTGAAGGAGCAGACCGGTGAAGAAGCGCCACCGACCAGCAGCAATGCT ACGCACAGCACTCCCGTTCCAGAGGCATCTGGAAAAAGGGAATCGCCACTTCAGAGTCCGGACGTTTGCCGCCGAGATGACCTGAATTCCTGCTCGTCCCCCGACACTGAAGACGCTCCTGACACT GACTCCAGTCCTCATTCTTCTGTGGCAAGCCCTCCATACACCGTAAACCCCCAGATAATCGGAGCGGAGGACGACTACTTTGACTATCAACAAGAACAG ATTAACGGCGAGTGCAGCTGTTTTCAGAGTATTGACTTGCTTAAGTCTCGACCTGCTCATCTGGCTGTGTTCCTCCATCATGTGGTGTCCCAGTTCGAGGCGGCTCCTCTG CTTTGTTATCTCTAtgcagaaatgcacaaacaaacCAGCTCCAAGGAGAGTCGACGCTTCTTTATGGAGTTCCACTCTCTCTTCTTAGATAGAACAGCA aatCTAAAAGTACCAGTTCCTGAAACAATAGCAGCAGAATTAG AGAAGCGACGGTTGGAGCTGATCCCAGAGGATCTGTGTAAACAATACACTCAGGTGTTACAAGACTCTCTTCTGTCGGACCTGCTCAAGAACCTGGAGGACTTCAG ACAGAAGCGCAGCATGGGTCTGACCCTGGCTGAAGACGAGCTGTCTAAGCTGGACTCGGAGCGGGGCAAGGACCAGCCGGCGCTGGAGAAGGAATGCGCCTGTGCAGAACACATCCTCGCCAAGATTGAGGATATCCT GCCAACGACTCAAGCCTCCGAAGAGGAGAAGTG CCAAGCTATGCAGTATGTGATTCTGACCTACATGAAGCATCTTGGGGTGAAAGTGAAGGAGCCTCGCGGTCTTGAACAAAAACGTGCACGCATCACCTTCCTGCCCAAGATTAAG AGAGGAAGCAAACCTGAGAAAGATGGTGATTGGAAGAAGCCTCGGTTTCCCAACCTCCTTGTTCCTCCTCGACGTTTGAGCAGAGTGGACTCCACTTTGG TGGTTAAGTCTGTGGAGCTCAATAAGCAGCGCTCTCCAAAGTTCTCTCAGCCGGCCTTCGTCATCCCTGAACCAGCCGACCATCCTGCCTCGAACCCTGGACGCAGCCGAGCCAATCAGCTCAGCCAGGGGTCGGACACCAGCACCCAGTCCACCATCTCTGTCGCCTCCCTGGGTCCCAGCTCCGCCGACTCGACTGGACAAGAAACAGACACCA GTGTCTCTCCATTTTGCATCCAGTCGAGACTCAGTGACGGCCTGCAGGCTGCAGAACACCAGGACAGCCTCTCTAGTCCAATCAGCACTCAGTTTGACTTCAGCCCGTCCAGTGTTGACCACCGAGAGGACGACCAGGATGCCTTCAG GATGGAAATTCAGCCCACGGTGGGTTCAGCTGACTTCCAGAGCGAGGACGACCAGGCAGGAGAGGTGGAGAGTGAGGAGGACCCTCTGAACTGGCAGAAACTCGTCCCTCGAGGCGTCTTGGCGAGTCTCACTTCAAAGGAGATCAAACGGCAGGAAGTCATCAATG AGCTGTTCATCACTGAGCGCGCTCACCTGCGTAAGCTGCGGGTGCTGGACGGCGTCTTCTGCCAGAGATTGAGCAGACACGGCATCCTTCCGCCCGACGACATAAAGCACATCTTCACTAACCTGGAGGAAATCATTCAACTGCATG TTTCAATAACAGAGCAAATGACCGCCATCAGGAAGAGGAGTGAGACctctgtgattggtcagattgGAGATGATCTCCTGGCATGG TTcagcgaggaagaggagaagataAAGAGAGCGATAGGAATGTTCTGCAGCAACCAGCCGTCTGCGCTGGAGCTCATCAAGACCAGGCAGAAAAAAGACCAGAGGTTCAACCTATTTATGCAG GAAGCTGAGAGCAACCGCTTGTGTCGCAGGCTGCAGCTAAAAGACATCATTCCTGTAGAAATGCAGCGAATGACAAAGTACCCGCTCCTCCTGGACAATATTGCAAAATACTCTG AGGATGGTGAGGAGAGGGAAAAGGTGAAGAAAGCTGGAGAATGCTGCAAGAAGATCCTGAACCACGTCAACCAGGCCGTGaaagaggctgaaaacaaacaG AGACTAGTGGAGTATCAGCGTAGACTCGACGTCTCGTCTCTGAAACAAAGTGAAAACCCCATGATCCTGGAGCTCAGG aatCTGGATTTGACCAAGAGGGAGATGGTATATGAGGGCCCGCTCTCCTGGAAAGTCAATAAGGACAAGACTATTG AGCTCTACACGCTTCTTTTGGAGGACATCATGGTTCTACTTCAAAAACAGGATGAGCGTTTGGTTCTCAAGTTCCATGGGAAGAACCTGACCAGCATTCCGGATGCCAAGCATAGTTTCAGCCCCGTCATCAAGCTCAGCACCGTCCTGGTTCGCCCTGTAGCAACCG ACAACAAGGCCTTCTTTGTCCTGTCCATGTCAGAGAACGGGGTCCAGATGTACGAGCTGATGGCGCAAAAGGTGTCCGACAGGAGAAC GTGGCAGTGTCTGATTACGCAGTGCGCTGACGCCATGAAGGCCAAAGCTCACCCCAGCGACAGGCCTCCAGCTCAGGCAGA agCCGAACGGGTTGCAGTCGAGATCCTGAACCAAGAGATGCCCAAGCAGAGCGAGACGCTGACTGAGAGCATACATTCAGCAG ATAAAGATGCTCCATGTTCTCTTGATATTCAATCTCCCATCAACCCCTTTGATGGCTTGAAAtcagaagatgaggaagaggagctggcGGCTATAGTCAGGCAGGAGGAAGACggggaggaagaagaggtggaCGAAGCCGAGTTGGAGGCCTTCCTGGACGGCCAGCTGACTGACAGACTCTTACAGGAAGGATCCCGCCAGGGCATCGCTCTTCCAGCTGAGGACATGGAGTCAAACTTTCCCTCCTCCAAAGCCGAAGAGGCTCTGCGGACGC TGGCCATGCTGAAGGAGACGCTTTACTCCCACATGATGAGCAGAGAAGTagaggaggagacagaggagaaCAAACCGTCTTCTGCAGGACCAACAAATGACCTGCAGCTCTCTTCTGCCCCCACCGGGGCGTCTGAATCAGCACAACCTAACG GTGGTTTTGCGGGTCTGGACTTTGAAGCCGGTTCTGGGGAGAGCAGCACCGACGACGACGTCGCGATCGACATGAGGAAGCTGCTGTCCTCCTCCTCACAGGCAGGGGGCGACGGCCCCGACCTGAGCAGGCAGTTGATGACCCACCTGCGCCTCCTGCAAGCCGACCTGCAGTACCTGCAG GAAGTAGAGATGAAGTACAACGAACTGCAGCAAATCCACAACAACCGATCTACAGACTCAGATGATAACAACG AGGGACTGCAGTGA
- the arhgef12b gene encoding rho guanine nucleotide exchange factor 12 isoform X1, with protein sequence MNVVILVPNQIESTGLSGPRAFSQTKTQSMGNPLKHEFDPTGLVQRCVIIQRDKNGFGLTVSGDNPVFVQLVKEDGAAMRAGVQTGDRIIKVNGTLVTRSNHKEVVKLIKSGSYVALTVLGRPPGLSQMPLEEAQEQEEHEEVSMPLPLSAPNSPALSGVERSSFLSGSPQNHNKCTLSDGDGASGPRIRDEDEQDDGSLLKEQTGEEAPPTSSNATHSTPVPEASGKRESPLQSPDVCRRDDLNSCSSPDTEDAPDTDSSPHSSVASPPYTVNPQIIGAEDDYFDYQQEQINGECSCFQSIDLLKSRPAHLAVFLHHVVSQFEAAPLLCYLYAEMHKQTSSKESRRFFMEFHSLFLDRTANLKVPVPETIAAELEKRRLELIPEDLCKQYTQVLQDSLLSDLLKNLEDFRQKRSMGLTLAEDELSKLDSERGKDQPALEKECACAEHILAKIEDILPTTQASEEEKCQAMQYVILTYMKHLGVKVKEPRGLEQKRARITFLPKIKRGSKPEKDGDWKKPRFPNLLVPPRRLSRVDSTLVVKSVELNKQRSPKFSQPAFVIPEPADHPASNPGRSRANQLSQGSDTSTQSTISVASLGPSSADSTGQETDTSVSPFCIQSRLSDGLQAAEHQDSLSSPISTQFDFSPSSVDHREDDQDAFRMEIQPTVGSADFQSEDDQAGEVESEEDPLNWQKLVPRGVLASLTSKEIKRQEVINELFITERAHLRKLRVLDGVFCQRLSRHGILPPDDIKHIFTNLEEIIQLHVSITEQMTAIRKRSETSVIGQIGDDLLAWFSEEEEKIKRAIGMFCSNQPSALELIKTRQKKDQRFNLFMQEAESNRLCRRLQLKDIIPVEMQRMTKYPLLLDNIAKYSEDGEEREKVKKAGECCKKILNHVNQAVKEAENKQRLVEYQRRLDVSSLKQSENPMILELRNLDLTKREMVYEGPLSWKVNKDKTIELYTLLLEDIMVLLQKQDERLVLKFHGKNLTSIPDAKHSFSPVIKLSTVLVRPVATDNKAFFVLSMSENGVQMYELMAQKVSDRRTWQCLITQCADAMKAKAHPSDRPPAQAEAERVAVEILNQEMPKQSETLTESIHSADKDAPCSLDIQSPINPFDGLKSEDEEEELAAIVRQEEDGEEEEVDEAELEAFLDGQLTDRLLQEGSRQGIALPAEDMESNFPSSKAEEALRTLAMLKETLYSHMMSREVEEETEENKPSSAGPTNDLQLSSAPTGASESAQPNGGFAGLDFEAGSGESSTDDDVAIDMRKLLSSSSQAGGDGPDLSRQLMTHLRLLQADLQYLQEVEMKYNELQQIHNNRSTDSDDNNEGLQ encoded by the exons GTTAACGGGACTTTAGTTACTCGTTCAAACCACAAAGAGGTtgtaaaattaatcaaat CGGGTTCCTATGTAGCGCTGACGGTGCTGGGGAGGCCTCCAGGCCTTTCCCAAATGCCCCTGGAGGAGGCGCAGGAGCAGGAAGAACATGAAGAAGTCAGCATGCCTCTTCCTCTATCAGCCCCCAACTCACCCGCACTGTCCGGCGTGGAGCGGAGCAGCTTTTTGAGTGGGAGCCCCCAGAACCACAATAAATGCACTCTGTCTGATGGG GACGGAGCTTCGGGGCCCAGGATCCGTGATGAAGATGAGCAAGATGATGGGAGTCTCCTGAAGGAGCAGACCGGTGAAGAAGCGCCACCGACCAGCAGCAATGCT ACGCACAGCACTCCCGTTCCAGAGGCATCTGGAAAAAGGGAATCGCCACTTCAGAGTCCGGACGTTTGCCGCCGAGATGACCTGAATTCCTGCTCGTCCCCCGACACTGAAGACGCTCCTGACACT GACTCCAGTCCTCATTCTTCTGTGGCAAGCCCTCCATACACCGTAAACCCCCAGATAATCGGAGCGGAGGACGACTACTTTGACTATCAACAAGAACAG ATTAACGGCGAGTGCAGCTGTTTTCAGAGTATTGACTTGCTTAAGTCTCGACCTGCTCATCTGGCTGTGTTCCTCCATCATGTGGTGTCCCAGTTCGAGGCGGCTCCTCTG CTTTGTTATCTCTAtgcagaaatgcacaaacaaacCAGCTCCAAGGAGAGTCGACGCTTCTTTATGGAGTTCCACTCTCTCTTCTTAGATAGAACAGCA aatCTAAAAGTACCAGTTCCTGAAACAATAGCAGCAGAATTAG AGAAGCGACGGTTGGAGCTGATCCCAGAGGATCTGTGTAAACAATACACTCAGGTGTTACAAGACTCTCTTCTGTCGGACCTGCTCAAGAACCTGGAGGACTTCAG ACAGAAGCGCAGCATGGGTCTGACCCTGGCTGAAGACGAGCTGTCTAAGCTGGACTCGGAGCGGGGCAAGGACCAGCCGGCGCTGGAGAAGGAATGCGCCTGTGCAGAACACATCCTCGCCAAGATTGAGGATATCCT GCCAACGACTCAAGCCTCCGAAGAGGAGAAGTG CCAAGCTATGCAGTATGTGATTCTGACCTACATGAAGCATCTTGGGGTGAAAGTGAAGGAGCCTCGCGGTCTTGAACAAAAACGTGCACGCATCACCTTCCTGCCCAAGATTAAG AGAGGAAGCAAACCTGAGAAAGATGGTGATTGGAAGAAGCCTCGGTTTCCCAACCTCCTTGTTCCTCCTCGACGTTTGAGCAGAGTGGACTCCACTTTGG TGGTTAAGTCTGTGGAGCTCAATAAGCAGCGCTCTCCAAAGTTCTCTCAGCCGGCCTTCGTCATCCCTGAACCAGCCGACCATCCTGCCTCGAACCCTGGACGCAGCCGAGCCAATCAGCTCAGCCAGGGGTCGGACACCAGCACCCAGTCCACCATCTCTGTCGCCTCCCTGGGTCCCAGCTCCGCCGACTCGACTGGACAAGAAACAGACACCA GTGTCTCTCCATTTTGCATCCAGTCGAGACTCAGTGACGGCCTGCAGGCTGCAGAACACCAGGACAGCCTCTCTAGTCCAATCAGCACTCAGTTTGACTTCAGCCCGTCCAGTGTTGACCACCGAGAGGACGACCAGGATGCCTTCAG GATGGAAATTCAGCCCACGGTGGGTTCAGCTGACTTCCAGAGCGAGGACGACCAGGCAGGAGAGGTGGAGAGTGAGGAGGACCCTCTGAACTGGCAGAAACTCGTCCCTCGAGGCGTCTTGGCGAGTCTCACTTCAAAGGAGATCAAACGGCAGGAAGTCATCAATG AGCTGTTCATCACTGAGCGCGCTCACCTGCGTAAGCTGCGGGTGCTGGACGGCGTCTTCTGCCAGAGATTGAGCAGACACGGCATCCTTCCGCCCGACGACATAAAGCACATCTTCACTAACCTGGAGGAAATCATTCAACTGCATG TTTCAATAACAGAGCAAATGACCGCCATCAGGAAGAGGAGTGAGACctctgtgattggtcagattgGAGATGATCTCCTGGCATGG TTcagcgaggaagaggagaagataAAGAGAGCGATAGGAATGTTCTGCAGCAACCAGCCGTCTGCGCTGGAGCTCATCAAGACCAGGCAGAAAAAAGACCAGAGGTTCAACCTATTTATGCAG GAAGCTGAGAGCAACCGCTTGTGTCGCAGGCTGCAGCTAAAAGACATCATTCCTGTAGAAATGCAGCGAATGACAAAGTACCCGCTCCTCCTGGACAATATTGCAAAATACTCTG AGGATGGTGAGGAGAGGGAAAAGGTGAAGAAAGCTGGAGAATGCTGCAAGAAGATCCTGAACCACGTCAACCAGGCCGTGaaagaggctgaaaacaaacaG AGACTAGTGGAGTATCAGCGTAGACTCGACGTCTCGTCTCTGAAACAAAGTGAAAACCCCATGATCCTGGAGCTCAGG aatCTGGATTTGACCAAGAGGGAGATGGTATATGAGGGCCCGCTCTCCTGGAAAGTCAATAAGGACAAGACTATTG AGCTCTACACGCTTCTTTTGGAGGACATCATGGTTCTACTTCAAAAACAGGATGAGCGTTTGGTTCTCAAGTTCCATGGGAAGAACCTGACCAGCATTCCGGATGCCAAGCATAGTTTCAGCCCCGTCATCAAGCTCAGCACCGTCCTGGTTCGCCCTGTAGCAACCG ACAACAAGGCCTTCTTTGTCCTGTCCATGTCAGAGAACGGGGTCCAGATGTACGAGCTGATGGCGCAAAAGGTGTCCGACAGGAGAAC GTGGCAGTGTCTGATTACGCAGTGCGCTGACGCCATGAAGGCCAAAGCTCACCCCAGCGACAGGCCTCCAGCTCAGGCAGA agCCGAACGGGTTGCAGTCGAGATCCTGAACCAAGAGATGCCCAAGCAGAGCGAGACGCTGACTGAGAGCATACATTCAGCAG ATAAAGATGCTCCATGTTCTCTTGATATTCAATCTCCCATCAACCCCTTTGATGGCTTGAAAtcagaagatgaggaagaggagctggcGGCTATAGTCAGGCAGGAGGAAGACggggaggaagaagaggtggaCGAAGCCGAGTTGGAGGCCTTCCTGGACGGCCAGCTGACTGACAGACTCTTACAGGAAGGATCCCGCCAGGGCATCGCTCTTCCAGCTGAGGACATGGAGTCAAACTTTCCCTCCTCCAAAGCCGAAGAGGCTCTGCGGACGC TGGCCATGCTGAAGGAGACGCTTTACTCCCACATGATGAGCAGAGAAGTagaggaggagacagaggagaaCAAACCGTCTTCTGCAGGACCAACAAATGACCTGCAGCTCTCTTCTGCCCCCACCGGGGCGTCTGAATCAGCACAACCTAACG GTGGTTTTGCGGGTCTGGACTTTGAAGCCGGTTCTGGGGAGAGCAGCACCGACGACGACGTCGCGATCGACATGAGGAAGCTGCTGTCCTCCTCCTCACAGGCAGGGGGCGACGGCCCCGACCTGAGCAGGCAGTTGATGACCCACCTGCGCCTCCTGCAAGCCGACCTGCAGTACCTGCAG GAAGTAGAGATGAAGTACAACGAACTGCAGCAAATCCACAACAACCGATCTACAGACTCAGATGATAACAACG AGGGACTGCAGTGA